Proteins from one Mesorhizobium sp. M9A.F.Ca.ET.002.03.1.2 genomic window:
- a CDS encoding CsbD family protein — MVNKDQIAGVAKQVKGSVKKAAGKATGNRRVQAEGSADKIAGKLQKAYGDVKDKVRKAL, encoded by the coding sequence ATGGTGAACAAGGATCAGATTGCGGGCGTGGCCAAGCAGGTCAAGGGCTCGGTCAAGAAAGCCGCCGGCAAGGCCACCGGCAACAGGCGCGTCCAGGCTGAAGGCTCGGCCGACAAGATCGCCGGCAAACTGCAGAAGGCCTATGGCGACGTGAAGGACAAGGTCAGGAAGGCGCTCTGA
- a CDS encoding glutathione S-transferase family protein, whose amino-acid sequence MAEFTLFIGNKCFSSWSLRPWVAMKHLEIPFEEGFVRLRTPETLANLAKVSPTGQVPVLIHKPLNGGDRIVWESLAILEYLADLFPEKKLWPADIGARSLARSAATEMHSGFREVRYGWPMNLRRPKGHKPLDAEGEAQRARIEALWRECREKYGKGGPFLFGHFTAADAMYAPVVTRFDTYGGTLAPDTRAYVDAMLSTSAMRHWYAEAAREMWPEPGPDE is encoded by the coding sequence ATGGCTGAATTCACGCTCTTTATCGGCAACAAATGCTTTTCGTCCTGGTCGCTCAGGCCATGGGTGGCGATGAAGCATCTGGAGATCCCGTTCGAGGAAGGCTTCGTACGCCTGCGCACGCCCGAGACGTTAGCCAATCTGGCCAAAGTGTCACCTACCGGCCAGGTGCCGGTGTTGATTCACAAGCCGTTGAATGGTGGGGACAGGATCGTCTGGGAAAGCCTTGCCATCCTTGAATATCTTGCCGACCTGTTCCCGGAAAAGAAGCTGTGGCCGGCCGATATCGGCGCTCGCTCGCTGGCCCGTTCGGCGGCGACCGAGATGCATTCCGGCTTTCGCGAGGTCCGCTATGGCTGGCCGATGAACCTGCGCAGGCCGAAGGGCCACAAGCCGCTCGACGCCGAAGGCGAGGCGCAGCGGGCGCGCATCGAGGCACTGTGGCGGGAATGCCGGGAAAAATATGGCAAGGGTGGACCGTTCTTGTTCGGCCACTTCACCGCGGCGGATGCCATGTATGCGCCGGTCGTTACCCGCTTCGACACCTATGGCGGCACGCTGGCGCCGGACACCCGCGCCTATGTCGACGCTATGCTCTCAACATCGGCAATGCGGCACTGGTATGCGGAAGCGGCGAGGGAGATGTGGCCGGAGCCCGGCCCGGACGAATAG
- a CDS encoding cold-shock protein, translated as MNTGTVKWFNATKGFGFIQPDDGSADVFVHISAVERAGMRDIVEGQKLGYEMVRDNKSGKMSADQLKAA; from the coding sequence ATGAACACAGGCACAGTTAAATGGTTCAACGCCACCAAGGGTTTTGGTTTTATTCAGCCTGACGACGGCTCGGCCGACGTTTTCGTCCACATCTCGGCCGTGGAACGCGCCGGAATGCGCGACATCGTCGAGGGCCAGAAGCTCGGCTACGAGATGGTCCGCGACAACAAGTCGGGCAAGATGTCCGCCGATCAGCTGAAAGCGGCCTAA
- a CDS encoding YkgJ family cysteine cluster protein, whose protein sequence is MASAGDFSSLEESAAPLFDCQSCGACCSYSAEWPRFSTEDDAQLDRIPAKYVSADEAGMHCDGTRCSALAGEVGKSTACGIYEIRPDVCRACMPGGGDCLMARRGHGLPTR, encoded by the coding sequence TTGGCGAGCGCCGGGGACTTTTCGTCTCTGGAAGAGAGCGCCGCCCCTCTCTTCGACTGCCAGAGCTGTGGCGCCTGCTGTTCCTATTCGGCCGAATGGCCGCGCTTCTCGACAGAAGACGACGCGCAGCTCGACCGGATTCCGGCAAAATATGTGTCCGCCGACGAAGCCGGCATGCACTGTGACGGGACGCGCTGCTCAGCGCTTGCCGGCGAGGTTGGCAAGTCCACCGCTTGCGGCATCTACGAGATCCGCCCCGATGTCTGCCGCGCCTGCATGCCCGGCGGCGGCGATTGCCTGATGGCGCGTCGCGGCCATGGGCTGCCGACGCGGTAG
- a CDS encoding AraC family transcriptional regulator, translated as MDVLSEVLVSLRFGSAMIGSATLHRPWGISVDPMRNAAIHVIQHGECWLRLTGEKEPIRLGEGDVILVASGVGHTLCNPADAQTASISAVFSANRDGPEPKNESGATTLLCARYLLDSVGPYPMVSLLPPLIHLTRNQIDTTEPLRLALELLQVEAKGNLGGHDIVAPRLLDSTLVFLLRAWIEHQPLGTTGWFGALRDKGIAQALRLIHERPGNPWTIASLASGAAQSRATFARRFTQLVGQPPLSYVTRWRMNLAAKALRETNQNIGEIGRAVGYESVPSFSQAFKRLTGRSPGLYRSAFRSSD; from the coding sequence ATGGACGTCCTATCCGAAGTTCTCGTTTCGCTGAGATTTGGTAGCGCCATGATCGGCAGCGCGACCCTACATCGGCCATGGGGTATTTCAGTCGATCCGATGAGGAACGCCGCCATCCACGTCATACAGCACGGCGAATGCTGGTTGCGGCTGACCGGTGAAAAGGAACCGATCCGCTTAGGCGAGGGAGACGTCATTCTTGTCGCGAGCGGTGTCGGACATACCCTTTGCAATCCGGCGGATGCACAGACCGCATCCATATCTGCCGTCTTTTCCGCAAATCGGGACGGACCGGAACCGAAAAACGAGAGCGGCGCGACAACTCTTCTTTGTGCGAGATATCTACTCGACAGCGTGGGTCCATATCCGATGGTTTCGCTGCTTCCTCCGCTGATTCATTTGACCCGAAATCAGATCGACACCACCGAGCCGCTGCGGCTTGCCCTGGAACTTCTGCAGGTCGAAGCGAAAGGTAATCTCGGCGGCCACGATATTGTGGCCCCACGCCTTCTCGATAGCACTTTGGTGTTCTTGTTGCGTGCCTGGATAGAACATCAGCCTCTCGGAACAACGGGATGGTTTGGCGCCTTACGCGATAAAGGCATTGCGCAAGCTTTGCGCCTAATCCACGAGCGGCCGGGTAATCCCTGGACCATCGCTTCCCTTGCCAGCGGCGCGGCACAGTCCCGGGCCACTTTCGCGCGTCGCTTCACTCAACTCGTAGGACAGCCGCCGCTGTCCTATGTGACTCGATGGCGGATGAACCTTGCCGCCAAAGCTCTGCGGGAAACGAACCAGAACATTGGTGAGATCGGGCGCGCCGTCGGATATGAATCGGTGCCGTCGTTCTCGCAGGCATTCAAACGGTTGACCGGACGATCGCCCGGCCTCTACCGCAGCGCCTTTCGATCATCTGATTGA
- a CDS encoding nuclear transport factor 2 family protein yields MRDEPSRPFPGKIHNALETNKMIVVDFIDKAVNQGNIEAASMHFGERYVQHNPNIADDADGFKAYLRQLRQSFPLVRGEVKRIFAEGDFVIVHMHAKREPEEEGLAIVDFFRLQDGKLIEHWEVRQPVADSKLHANCMI; encoded by the coding sequence ATGCGTGACGAACCATCAAGGCCATTTCCAGGCAAGATTCACAACGCCCTCGAGACCAATAAGATGATCGTCGTGGATTTCATCGACAAAGCAGTAAACCAGGGAAACATCGAAGCTGCTTCGATGCATTTTGGCGAACGCTATGTCCAACACAATCCGAACATTGCGGATGACGCGGACGGTTTCAAAGCCTATCTGCGGCAGCTCAGACAGTCGTTTCCGCTCGTGAGAGGAGAGGTGAAGCGGATTTTTGCTGAAGGAGATTTCGTCATCGTGCACATGCACGCAAAACGTGAGCCCGAAGAGGAGGGCTTGGCCATCGTCGACTTCTTCAGACTGCAGGACGGCAAGCTCATCGAACATTGGGAAGTTCGGCAGCCTGTTGCGGATAGTAAGCTGCATGCCAACTGTATGATCTGA